The following proteins are encoded in a genomic region of Triticum dicoccoides isolate Atlit2015 ecotype Zavitan chromosome 1B, WEW_v2.0, whole genome shotgun sequence:
- the LOC119342469 gene encoding chitinase 2-like, which yields MSAPRAPPSLGLATAATAILAVLAAALATTARAQTCGSQAGGARCPNCLCCSRFGFCGSGSDWCGAGCQSQCSGCPAPGGQGVASIVPRDLFERLLLHRNDAACLARGFYTYDAFLAAAAAFPAFAGTSEGLSVETRKREVAAFLGQTSHETTGGWPSAPDGPFSWGYCFKQERDPPSDYCQPRPEWPCAPGRRYYGRGPMQLSFNYNYGPAGRAIGVDLLNNPDLVAADPVVAFKTALWFWMTPQANKPSSHAVITGRWTPTGADNAAGRVPGYGVITNIINGGLECGRGQDPRVVDRIGFYKRYCDVLGVGYGSNLDCNSQRPFTSGASAGLAAQ from the coding sequence ATGTCGGCACCGAGAGCTCCTCCGAGTCTAGGTCTAGCCACGGCGGCGACGGCTATTCTGGCCGTCCTGGCCGCGGCGCTCGCCACGACCGCTCGTGCCCAGACCTGCGGCTCACAGGCTGGCGGCGCGAGGTGCCCCAACTGCCTCTGCTGCAGCCGTTTCGGGTTCTGCGGCAGCGGCTCTGACTGGTGCGGAGCCGGCTGCCAGAGCCAGTGCAGCGGCTGCCCCGCTCCCGGCGGCCAGGGCGTGGCGTCCATCGTGCCCAGGGACCTCTTCGAGCGGCTCCTCCTCCACCGCAACGACGCGGCGTGCCTGGCCCGCGGGTTCTACACCTACGATGCGTTCCTCGCCGCGGCCGCCGCGTTCCCGGCCTTCGCCGGCACGTCCGAGGGGCTGAGCGTCGAGACGCGGAAGCGTGAGGTGGCCGCCTTCTTGGGCCAGACCTCCCACGAGACCACCGGCGGGTGGCCGTCCGCGCCCGACGGCCCCTTCTCGTGGGGCTACTGCTTCAAGCAGGAGCGCGACCCGCCGTCCGACTACTGCCAGCCGAGGCCGGAGTGGCCGTGCGCGCCCGGCAGGCGGTACTACGGCCGCGGCCCCATGCAGCTCTCCTTCAACTACAACTACGGGCCGGCGGGGCGCGCGATCGGCGTCGACCTGCTTAACAACCCGGACCTGGTGGCGGCCGACCCGGTGGTGGCGTTCAAGACGGCGCTGTGGTTCTGGATGACCCCGCAGGCGAACAAGCCGTCGTCGCACGCGGTGATCACGGGGCGGTGGACGCCGACGGGCGCGGACAACGCGGCGGGCCGGGTGCCCGGGTACGGCGTGATCACCAACATCATCAACGGCGGGCTGGAGTGCGGGCGTGGGCAGGACCCCCGGGTGGTCGACCGGATCGGGTTCTACAAGCGCTACTGCGACGTCCTCGGCGTCGGCTACGGGAGCAACCTCGACTGCAACAGCCAGAGGCCGTTCACCAGCGGCGCCTCGGCTGGGCTCGCGGCGCAGTGA